One Chanodichthys erythropterus isolate Z2021 chromosome 10, ASM2448905v1, whole genome shotgun sequence DNA segment encodes these proteins:
- the LOC137029306 gene encoding abnormal spindle-like microcephaly-associated protein homolog, with the protein MACLWSRSGKQERSAQVPSFLPHVAQIIIPHVPDVGRIWADTVLLSGNQLVKEMICAVRRHRFTAAVYHHLCAVRIQRAVRVHWALKSAKKKISSVLYIQQCFRAKLQRKKYLKDREAIIKTQRAVRTWLHRRNQAAGTIQCAVRKLLLRRRKEKLQRGIIKAQALWRGHCSRKNHDTSSVISMRRRLREVNRKVKEEDKLCNKTTTALSYLLGLQNYAYILAALKHLETATRLSPECCERLVESGATHTIFTLIRSCNRSVPSMEIITLSIQVLLNLSKHNRTIDAVYDVDNSVETLLDLLQIYREKAGDKVAEKGGSIFTKACFLLVLFVQDERRAMVGVF; encoded by the exons atggcctgcttgtggtccagatctggcaaacaggagcggtccgcccaagtgccatcattcctgccACATGTGGCCCAGATCATCATCCCACAtgtgccagatgtgggccggatctgggccgacacagTGTTGCTATCTGGGAACCAGCTA GTAAAAGAAATGATTTGTGCTGTAAGACGTCATCGTTTCACAGCTGCCGTTTACCATCATCTCTGCGCAGTAAGGATTCAGAGAGCTGTGCGAGTGCACTGGGCTCTTAAATCAGCCAAGAAGAAAATCTCTTCAGTCCTATACATCCAG CAATGTTTTAGGGCAAAGCTGCAGAGAAAGAAATATCTTAAAGACAGAGAAGCCATCATCAAGACCCAGAGGGCAGTGAGAACATGGTTACATCGTCGCAACCAAGCTGCCGGTACTATCCAGTGTGCAGTCAGGAAGCTCCTTCTTAGACGTCGCAAGGAGAAGCTACAACGTGGAATAATAAAGGCGCAG GCACTCTGGAGGGGTCATTGTTCAAGAAAAAATCATGACACAAGCAGTGTCATTTCAATGAGGCGACGTCTCAGGGAAGTAAATCGAAAGGTGAAGGAAGAGGACAAGCTGTGTAATAAGACCACAACAGCGTTGAGCTACCTGCTTGGACTTCAGAATTATGCTTACATTCTTGCAGCCTTGAAACATTTAG AAACTGCCACCAGACTTTCACCAGAGTGCTGTGAACGTCTTGTTGAAAGTGGAGCAACGCACACCATCTTCACTTTGATAAGGAGCTGCAACCGAAGTGTGCCTTCAATGGAGATCATCACATTATCCATCCAAGTCCTTCTCAACCTATCAAAA CACAACAGAACCATTGATGCAGTTTATGATGTGGACAACTCTGTAGAAACCCTCCTGGATCTTCTGCAGATCTACCGGGAGAAAGCTGGAGATAAGGTTGCAGAAAAAGGTGGCAGCATCTTCACCAAAGCTTGTTTTCTCTTGGTTCTCTTTGTCCAGGATGAAAGGAGAGCAATGGTGggtgttttttaa